Within Mytilus edulis chromosome 10, xbMytEdul2.2, whole genome shotgun sequence, the genomic segment aagaaagaaataacagaaatatgCACAGCTAGTGTAAACACACCAGGTTGGCAAATCTATATTTCATATCACGACTACAAATATATCAACTCATCTCTAGATATTTGTTCGTTACATTCACGTTTGAGTTTGATCGtgtgttttaattatttcagTATTGCAATGGTCCAGATAATGAAGGGCATTATATATTTATCAGTTAGTGTTTATTATATCACAGTATTTCTCAAATAGTATTTAATGAAATTTGCCATACATTTACAAAATTAGAAACGATTTATAGCTTGCCTTTCACTAGCACAATTAAATCTTATTTACGACTGtgttgtaaacatggtaaactaaACTACTGATTGATGATTAAGTCTTATAAGcgtgattttgttttattattattgaacTAGCTGTCAATAACTGTGAATACTCAGGACTATTCTGTCGTTTTGTTGTTGGGGTGTACATGTACCAAAGCACGCCCACTCTGAGGTTTTGCTACATGTATTTctgtttgtatccatctgatgagttaaaccttttcatctgatttttacagtttgttcgtatgttgtactgttacaccactgtctcaggttaggggaggattgggCGGCCTCTgacatgtttgaccccgccacattctatatgtgcctgtcacaagtcagggcGCTGTAATGGACAGATTATTGTTGCTGTCGAttaaattcgtttttttttaattattttgtacagTAATTGTATTGTTCTGTTGCACCACTTTTCAAGGATAAGGGGAGGGTTCGGCGGCCACTtacatgtttgaccccgccacattatgtatgtaaaaGTCcttcccaagtcagtagcctatCATTCCGTGGTTGTCgtttttgttgctgtgttacatttattttcatatattattttgtacataaattggatcgttagttttctcgtatgaattgttttattttgtcgATTCGGGGCTTTTTATAACTAACAATGCGGTTTGGGATTTGCTGAAGCCTGTACGTCAACCTATAGATGTTATTAATATATGTGTGATATTGTCTCCTGTGAAtaattgtctctttggcaatcatacaacatcttcttattgtaCGAGTTGTATCATTAGATAACATTAAACGAGACAGACAAAACACAAGCTAGAAgttgaataaaaagaaagaaaaccgACGACACGTCTATCAAAagacaacaaaattaaaattaaagaaaaaaatagctaATTAAAATCGGGGATAACATCAGGTACTCTAGAAGGATCTGATGTCCCTTTTCCACAAGTCCACCTAGCGTGTCAACAGTAAACAGTTTACCTTTAAATTTTGTTGCTACAATGTAAGACCTTGCAACCTGTAATACGTTTAGTGTTGAGTTAAGCAAGTGTTTCACTTTATTACAGTTATAAAGGTCGACCTAGAAGATAACCAGAAGAGATGGCTTCTCATTGGGATTTGCCTGCAGAATATTTTATCGCCTACCATCCGAAACTATGTAGAACCAGTAGTGCAGAGCCACTACAATGCCATGACACTCTCTCACAGAATTCATACACAAAAATATCCTAATCATCAGAAAAAGGATATAACGTCAGGAACTAAACTTAACTATGAAGctattaacaaaaacaattctATAGCAAAAGTCGGTAGGAAACCAGACTTAATCAACTACGACTACATTGTCAGGAATCATGTAGAGTTTTCAAAATTGTTCATGAAGACATATATGGCTCGGTATTCCGCTTTTGACCAAACATGTGATCTTTCAGCACTCCTTAATTTGATTGTCAATATCGATAAATTTCCTCAGCCAGCAAGGAATGTTGCAGCGAAGGTATGGTATACAATTATTCATAGATCTTAAACGATCCCGATTTATACTTGGAAACATTTAGATACTTAAAACACAAACTTAAGCCATTTTTTTGAATGACAGGACGTCGATACAAATACATGGGAAATTATGGACAAAAAATCAATATGACCTTGTCCCAGTTGTTTTAAATAGTACTGATTCATTTTTATCGACAGAAAATCGCCCAACCTCATACAAgtattcttttgaaataaaaccGAAGGTTTGCGATGCTCCTTTTAAAGTGTTCTTCCTATCAAACATGTACTAGTACCTATGAAACATCAGGACAGTAAAGGTATATAGATGCTTGGTTCAACACAAATGGACTACTAGTTAATAGTTTTAATCTCCTTAAATTCATTATTATAATTTACTACGCTAACATGTTCTTTCAGCTCCGTTCAGATGTACGAAATCCATGGGCACATTGTAACTTTGACGAATGGGATACTATAAAGTATCAGACGTCATTTCAATTAATGCATCAACTCATAAAATGTCTCAATTTGAACACACCAGACGAGACAAAAGTATTAGCAGATATAACTAAATGGGAACAGAATGGTAAGTATGTCAATAATAATATACTACTATTCTTTGATTTGTTTCTAAgtgaataacaaatatatacatttatagtgGTTATATCATATCTAATTTTAGAGaactatttttgttgtttttatcacTTGTTCATGAACAGAATTTAAGTAATTAATAAGTTTATGGATCATAGTCTATCAAAGATTGTCTCTGTTCAACTTAGTTGTCAAAATACTTCTTTATATCTAAAAGTCATGTGTGTTATGAGGGAAGATGTCACAGTtgttatgtggtttttttttattgtgtgtgTTAATGTTTGATTTTTACTTTATCCTGTAGATTAACAAATATCACATTCCTTATCAATTACTTCTCTtttgggtttttgttttattttaaacacaAGAACTATGTCTTTGAGATTTTAGGGCCTGCGATCATCAATAACAGGAGGTGATGAAAATGTTAAAGTAAAAGTCATTTTCAATAAAACGCCAATGCTTGCggacagtaaatgaaatatttgtaaaaccaaATGTTTGTTTTCACCTTTCATATTAGAAAGTAACAATTTCTAAACTGTCACTGCCTGTCTTAATGTCTtgtgaaaatgtttaaataacgtatatttttgtttcatttcaggATTTATGTTTTTGCAAGGTTATGCAGTTGaccaaattgttttaaatgaatttagGCATCAAACACACGTTCTAGCAGAATATGCGTTGATACTGAAATCTGGTAGGGATACATCTTTCACGAAGATACATGAGGCTATGTTACAGATAAATAGTGAAATGGAGCGTGTTTGTAAGCGTATTGATACTATTGAGAACGTTCAGACTGAAAATAGGCAGCATATTGATGGAGCGATTGCAGATATTAAGGAGAATACACAAAATGTTAAAAGCCTCAAAACTGAAAATACATCAACCATAAACAGAGTTAAAACACTTGAATATGAAGCCAAATCGACAACTGAAGATGTATCAAATATCAAGAAGGACATAACTGAGATGAAAGAGAATATTGGAGATTTCAAAAACTACATGTGTGGATCTAAACCTACCGGTAAAATCTTCTTCTACCCACCAAATCGCTCAGAATCTTTTGTTGCACGAGGAAATGAAATAAACAAGATCAAAAACAGCTTTGTAGACAAAAATACCGAGCACCACACATTGGTTATATCTGGTTTAGGTGGATGTGGCAAAACTACTCTTGCAACGGAATTTGCATGGAGATATCATGAGTTTTACCAAGGTGGTGTATTTTGGATGTCGGCCGAATCTGAAAGTTCTTTGGAGGATTCTATATCAACGTTAGCTATTGATGTCAGTACAACCGGAAAGAACTTCAGAGAAACTTTTAGGAAAACTTTGCTATGGTTTTCCATTTTAACTGAAAAGTGGCTCTTAGTGGTTGACAATACAGATGAGGAATATCTTTCTGATTATTCTAAAGAATTATTGGTTGGGTCATGGAAAAGGAATACTCGCGGACACATCATCATTACAACGAGACGAGATTCAAACGAGATTGTAGAGTCTATGAATGTTAAACTAGAGAATTGCATTAGTCTTGGTGTATTTGAAACAACAGAAGCTTTAGAATTTGTAAAGCGGAGAACTGGTAGAGTTGACGGTTCGGACGACCATGCAATATTAACACTTATTGAAGAGCTTGGTGGGTTACCATTGGCACTAGAACAAGCAGCTGCTCATGTCAAGAGTATACAATGTTCATTTGATGATTATGTCAAACGATTTgagaaaaaaaggataaaactgCTAAGAACAGCTCCATCTCCGAAACACATAACCAAGGATAGGCTTTCAGTTGCCACAACTTGGCAACTAAACACTGAATATATATCCAGAGAGTCGATTGGGGAAGATTTAGGCACAGCTGCAATTACAGTCATGGAAATAGCATCTTTTTTGTTTGCAGATAATATACCTAAAGAACTTTTTAATGTTGGAAACCCTGTCATCCAAGACACCGATCTCACCGAAGCACTCGATGATGATGTTGGACGCAGTCAGATAATTGAAATTTTATCTAGATTTTCATTGTTCCAGTTCATGAAAGATAAGTGTCTTTCTGTACATAGACTTGTTCAAGAGGTAATAAGGGACAATATGGTCAGCGATCGTCGATATTATATTCTTCAATATGCATTGTGTATGGTTAAAAAGGCTTTAGACTCATGCATGACTCCAAATGATGTGATCCAGGTGAATAACGATACGGTACGAGGTTCTTTGTGTATATGGGCTAAGTTAGCTGCCAATGCTAATACATTAAAAGGACATTTACTACAGTTTGTGAAAAAAGACGAATCTAAACAGAATATTTGCTTTAATGaccaaatgttaaaaatattgcaGACAACAGCTCTATACCATAGTATTAATCAACGACAATCGTTAGCGCTTGCTGATCAAGAACAAATGGTTCAAATAATTCCCACGTTGCCAGTTACCACCAAGTACTACCATGAGCTTACAAGCATTACAATTCCTTTATTACAGAAAGATCGAGAGACAATTCTTGAATGTCTCGCGTCTGTTATACACAATGACAGTGAAGATAGTGTTGATACGACACCTGTAATCCTTTACAATTCAGAATCTTTAAGAGAGATGGGAAATAAAGCGTATAAGGAACATAGATACCATGATGCTATACAGTGTTATACTGAGGGAATAAGGTCTTGTTCTATAGATAATATTGACAGCAAATTTTACATAAATAGAAGCTTAGCATACATCAAAATATGTGACTACGAACATGCGTTGAACGACGCCAATTGTTGTATTCAAAATGCATCCGATAAGTGGAAGGGATACTACTGTAAGGCATATTCTGTTTCTAAATTGATAAAGACTGGTTCACTTTCATCGAATATGGAAGCTGTCGGTGTAGCATCTGCTTGCATTGCATCACATAAAGAAGAACAGGGTATTTGGGAAAATAGGATAAAAAAAGTATGTTATCCAAGactaaattacaaaattattgaGGTGCCAGATCTTTTACGTAAGGAAATTATGCTGTTAACAGATAAGCCATTTACAACTCTCATGTTGCGGAAAGGGCGTTATATTATTCGAGAACCACTATTCACAACTAAAAGCATTCAAGTCGTTGGCATTGAAGAAGGGGTCGAAATCGATACAGGACAATTATTTCAAATTTCTGTAGCACGTAAAGTTCACACTAAAGAAAATACTCAACCTGGGAATTCTATTcatgtgcattttgaaaatattaaattcctGGAAGGAGGATGTCAGATCCTAGTAACCAGTAATTCTGTGGCAACATTCTACAAGTGTTCATTTTCGAACGGACAAATAGGTTGCGAGTATTTTCCTAAATGCAAAGGGGACGAGGGATGTATCAATCGATTAAAATGCAAGGTTGATCATCAGTCTAGTCTTTCAATGTCATTTGCGAATAAAAGTATAGGGAAAGTGGGTTTTGCAGGGGTTTGTGTATCTAATGGAGGAACTGCATACGTTGATTCGTGCCTGTTTGAAAGATGTGGTGGCGGTGGTGTTTTGTCGTGTGGAAACGGTTCCTTAATTGAAATCAGAAACTGTACAATATCCAATATGAGACAAATGGGAGTTGAGGCAAGAGAAGGGGGTGCTATTAAAGCTATTAAtaatacaatttacaaaaatcaATTTCATGGTGTTAATATTGGACCGAACGGATATGGGTACATACGTGGTAATATCATTCAGCAAAACGGCTCAGAAGGAGTGTGGTGTGGAGGAAATGTAGATCCCCTCAGAAAGAATGAATTAGTCGAGGAAGGTGCCTCAAGAGCTGTTATACATGATAACATAATCAGACAAAATGGTTTATCCGGCATTTCATTTGATGGAGGTTTCTATGAAGTAAAAGGAAATCTTATACATTCTAATTGGCTCTGGGGAATGATGGTTAAGTCGAGATCTTACAGCTACATTCAAAATAACGAGATTTGTGAAAACAAATGCGGTGGAATAAGACTTGGGCACAACTATACAGCAGCAGTTTTTATTGATGGTAACACTATCAGAGATCATACCGGTCCAGACATTTATACTGTTAATTCTATATACAATTCATTTGGAAAACATGAAAATATCACAGTTGCAGATGGAGAGATGCTTGAAGAGTCAAGAAAACCTTTTATATCTAGTATCAATGTGTTCCACAACAACGAACGAATGATTCAACATCCAACAGATCTATTTTGTTCTATAAAAGCGTGTTGCTTTTGTCATAAAATATCACAGCAATTAAAGTCTTGTTCCAAATGCAAGAAGGCAAAATATTGTTCCAAATATTGTCAAATGCAGCACTGGATAAAACATAAACATATGTGCAAGCTTTTGACTAAGTCGTATGTAGTTGAAGTGCAGATGTGCGATACAGAACCAAATAACCTGGGACAACCTCCAGAACTCCAGGAAGCATT encodes:
- the LOC139493495 gene encoding uncharacterized protein, with protein sequence MTTNTIFITPDPDNDIELELKKEITEICTASVNTPVIKVDLEDNQKRWLLIGICLQNILSPTIRNYVEPVVQSHYNAMTLSHRIHTQKYPNHQKKDITSGTKLNYEAINKNNSIAKVGRKPDLINYDYIVRNHVEFSKLFMKTYMARYSAFDQTCDLSALLNLIVNIDKFPQPARNVAAKLRSDVRNPWAHCNFDEWDTIKYQTSFQLMHQLIKCLNLNTPDETKVLADITKWEQNGFMFLQGYAVDQIVLNEFRHQTHVLAEYALILKSGRDTSFTKIHEAMLQINSEMERVCKRIDTIENVQTENRQHIDGAIADIKENTQNVKSLKTENTSTINRVKTLEYEAKSTTEDVSNIKKDITEMKENIGDFKNYMCGSKPTGKIFFYPPNRSESFVARGNEINKIKNSFVDKNTEHHTLVISGLGGCGKTTLATEFAWRYHEFYQGGVFWMSAESESSLEDSISTLAIDVSTTGKNFRETFRKTLLWFSILTEKWLLVVDNTDEEYLSDYSKELLVGSWKRNTRGHIIITTRRDSNEIVESMNVKLENCISLGVFETTEALEFVKRRTGRVDGSDDHAILTLIEELGGLPLALEQAAAHVKSIQCSFDDYVKRFEKKRIKLLRTAPSPKHITKDRLSVATTWQLNTEYISRESIGEDLGTAAITVMEIASFLFADNIPKELFNVGNPVIQDTDLTEALDDDVGRSQIIEILSRFSLFQFMKDKCLSVHRLVQEVIRDNMVSDRRYYILQYALCMVKKALDSCMTPNDVIQVNNDTVRGSLCIWAKLAANANTLKGHLLQFVKKDESKQNICFNDQMLKILQTTALYHSINQRQSLALADQEQMVQIIPTLPVTTKYYHELTSITIPLLQKDRETILECLASVIHNDSEDSVDTTPVILYNSESLREMGNKAYKEHRYHDAIQCYTEGIRSCSIDNIDSKFYINRSLAYIKICDYEHALNDANCCIQNASDKWKGYYCKAYSVSKLIKTGSLSSNMEAVGVASACIASHKEEQGIWENRIKKVCYPRLNYKIIEVPDLLRKEIMLLTDKPFTTLMLRKGRYIIREPLFTTKSIQVVGIEEGVEIDTGQLFQISVARKVHTKENTQPGNSIHVHFENIKFLEGGCQILVTSNSVATFYKCSFSNGQIGCEYFPKCKGDEGCINRLKCKVDHQSSLSMSFANKSIGKVGFAGVCVSNGGTAYVDSCLFERCGGGGVLSCGNGSLIEIRNCTISNMRQMGVEAREGGAIKAINNTIYKNQFHGVNIGPNGYGYIRGNIIQQNGSEGVWCGGNVDPLRKNELVEEGASRAVIHDNIIRQNGLSGISFDGGFYEVKGNLIHSNWLWGMMVKSRSYSYIQNNEICENKCGGIRLGHNYTAAVFIDGNTIRDHTGPDIYTVNSIYNSFGKHENITVADGEMLEESRKPFISSINVFHNNERMIQHPTDLFCSIKACCFCHKISQQLKSCSKCKKAKYCSKYCQMQHWIKHKHMCKLLTKSYVVEVQMCDTEPNNLGQPPELQEAFDLNLRSFHPNLVGTREGTPPDKSSSNKFIVKIQTGREYGYYDPLKTLVVYDQTVTFDIQFSNPKLYHLCNECGVLAGQKISVKKIFCWASFKNNGKSICFHTENLPDFQTW